The following proteins are co-located in the Phyllostomus discolor isolate MPI-MPIP mPhyDis1 chromosome 1, mPhyDis1.pri.v3, whole genome shotgun sequence genome:
- the LOC118501112 gene encoding thymosin beta-4-like — protein MAETKKFNKSKLKAEMQEKNPLPSKEMIEQEKQAGES, from the coding sequence ATGGCTGAGACTAAGAAATTCAATAAATCAAAATTGAAGGcagaaatgcaagagaaaaatccATTGCCTTCCAAAGAAATGATTGAACAGGAGAAGCAAGCAGGTGAATCATAA